The Carcharodon carcharias isolate sCarCar2 chromosome 23, sCarCar2.pri, whole genome shotgun sequence genome has a window encoding:
- the LOC121268971 gene encoding reprimo-like protein, which yields MNSTFFNQTVVEEGFYSSKGPGLGTVLGCCNQTTVTNDGSLSLNQEEQKIFIMRVVQIAVLCVLSLTVIFGIFFLGCNLMIKSESMINFLVKDRRPSKDVEAVIVGLY from the coding sequence ATGAATTCTACTTTCTTCAATCAGACTGTGGTAGAGGAAGGGTTTTATTCCAGTAAGGGTCCCGGTCTGGGGACAGTTCTTGGGTGTTGTAACCAGACCACAGTGACTAATGATGGCTCCCTGAGTCTGAATCAAGAAGAACAGAAAATCTTCATTATGAGAGTGGTGCAGATTGCTGTGCTCTGCGTCCTCTCTTTGACTGTCATCTTCGGCATATTTTTCCTGGGTTGCAATTTAATGATTAAGTCGGAGAGCATGATCAACTTCCTGGTAAAGGACAGGAGGCCCTCCAAGGATGTGGAGGCTGTGATAGTTGGCTTGTACTAG